Sequence from the Theropithecus gelada isolate Dixy chromosome 20, Tgel_1.0, whole genome shotgun sequence genome:
agtgctgcgatcttggttaactgcaacctctgcctcccaagtagctggcagcataggtgcgtgccaccacgcccagctaattttgttttttgtagagacaggatctcgctgtttcccaggctggtctcaaaactcctgggctcaagcgatcctcctacctcagcctcccagagtgctgggattacaggggtgagccaccccacccagcctgggctatgtgagccactgcaggtggcctcccagagtgtgagatgtgagccaccgcgcccggcctgggctgCTCTTTAAGTCCAGCTGAAGCACATCCCCTCCCGGCCTCTCCTGAAGGCCGACATCCCAATTCCCATCCCCTCCACGAAGAAACAGGGTGGGTTATAGGGGTGCTTGCTGGGGGGTTCCTGAAGTGAGCTGCTGAGAGCATCGGCCCAGATGTCCCCGAAGTACTTGCTTGCGGGTCACACGGCACTGTGAAGCCAGCAGGTCTTCGTTCCTTAACCAGCGTGCAGGCAGCGGAGCCTGGACTTGCTGGGAGCACCTCTGCGTTCCAGGCTGAAGGGCCGGCTTGTGACTTTCCGTCTCCTTTCCCAGCAGTGACAGTGACAGTGAAGGGGATAATCCGGAGAAGAAGAAACTGCAGGAACAGCTGATGGGTAAGTGGCTCGCAGCCCGGTGGCAGCGGCAGGGGACGTGCGTGGGTCCGCAGCTGGGCTGGCTCGTGTCCCTTGACCGGGCCTGGGTCGGTCTCCCTCTTGCAGGTGCCGTTGTGATGGAGAAGCCCAACATACGGTGGAACGACGTGGCCGGGCTGGAGGGGGCCAAGGAGGCCCTCAAAGAAGCTGTCATTTTGCCAATCAAATTCCCACACTTGTTCACAGGTGAGAGTTGAGCCATTTCAAGCCCCAATGTAAAAATTCCAGGCTTCCGCAGGGCTGGCACTCCGAGGCACCCGGGAGTCATTGTTGACTCAGCTCCCACGTTCCACAGAGGGCCAGGCCTGGCTGCTCGCTGGTGTCCACAACACTGCTGTGGCTGGAGCTTTGAGATGACGATCACCTCACAGGGTGGGCAGGATCAGGAAGCAGTGACAGATGGTGTCACTGTGCAAGGTCATGGGGTCACAGCACAGGGCACAGCAGGGAAGGTAGCTCCCATCACTCGTTTGCCCCTAAAGTCCGTCGTTTCACAGAATGCCGTCTCGTACTCTGTGTGTGGGACTCGAAACCCTCTGCTTTTCCTATTCCTTTCCCCAGTCAGGAGGCCTCACTTCTGTGGAATCTCTGTTGCAGGCAAGCGCACCCCCTGGCGGGGGATTCTGCTGTTCGGACCCCCTGGCACGGGGAAATCCTACTTGGCCAAAGCCGTGGCAACAGAGGCCAACAACTCCACCTTCTTTTCTGTGTCCTCCTCAGACCTGATGTCCAAGTGGCTGGGGGAGAGTGAAAAGTAAGTCGGCCACCAGGCTGTGCTCTGCTGGCAGCCCCGGCCCTGCTAGTGACCCAGCGGCCCACCCCGTGGAGTCACCTCTGGGAGGAGTGGTTTGCTTTTCAGGGAGGGTACCCAAGAGCAGTGCGTCGCTAGCTTATTGGCTGGGACACTGTCCCAACAAAGACAGGTGAAGGTGGAAGGGACCCAGGAGAGGTGAAGTGCtccagaagggaagggaaaggaagtgaGGATAGTTTTGGGGTCTGGGTTGCAGTCCCTGTTGGGGCAGTGTGTGGGGGACATTGTTCCCCACACTGACTCCTGTTTTGCATGCGATGAGACGGGCGTGGAAGGAGGGGACTGACGTGTCCCAAGTGCAGAGCTAGTGCATGGGGCTCCTGGGATGGAGGCTCTGTTCGGGGCTCACGCCAGGGTGTGCTCCTCTTGGTGCGGTGCGGCCCGAGGGCTCCTCACCACCACGTTTTCTGCAATCCCGGCATGACCGTGGCCTGCGCCTCCCTGTGGGAAGGGTGAGAAGAGGGAAGTGCCGGGAGCCCAGGCGGGCGTGGATGTGAGCGTCTTGTCCTCACCCCCTTTCTCACCTTCACAGGCTGGTCAAGAACCTGTTTGAGCTGGCCAGGCAGCACAAGCCCTCCATCATCTTCATCGACGAGGTGGATTCCCTCTGCGGATCCCGAAATGAAAATGAGAGTGAGGCCGCCCGGAGGATCAAAACGGAGTTCTTGGTCCAGATGCAGGGTGTGTGCCGGGCCCAGGGCCCCCTTGGTTCTTGTTGCACCTAAAGCCGACCCTGGGCTTTATTCTGAGCTGCGGCTGGATTTGGTTGTCCTCAGCCACGGAGAGGCTCCAGCCCCACAGACCGTGGATGGACTTCCATTCCCAGGAGGCGCCTGAGGCCTCTGCTGCGCCGGCCACTCCACCCCTCCCATGGCAGGCAGTGCCACAGGTCTCATGGCACAGCCAGACTAAGATGTGGTTTAATCTCACTTGGGACCCTGCCAGGGGTGGGTGGCTCAGGGATGGCTTCAACTGCTGACACGCAAAGCCCCCGGAGTCTGTCCCCAGGTTTCAACTGACCCGTGCAGCTGTCCAGAGTCTGCGTGTTTGTCTCCCTTTCTCCACAGGGGTGGGGAATAACAATGATGGGACTCTGGTTCTTGGAGCCACGAACATACCATGGGTGTTGGATTCGGCCATCAGGAGGAGGTGAGTCTTCCCCAGGAGGAGCCAGAGCTGGAGGCTTCCTCCCACCACGGTCATGGTCTGCCTGCTGCTGGCAGCCAGGGTGCAGCCCTGGCCCCTTTTCCCTGGAGTCTTCCCACGTGCCTGCCAAGCAGAGCCCTTTGTGAGGCTGGCTTTTTGAGGATGTGCTGCCAGCATCACTGGCCCATGAAGTGTGTACGTTTTACTCAAATCTTTGCACCTCCCCTTCAGTGAATAGCATTCCATCATCCGCTCTCAACGCCTGCCGTGTGCTGGGCTCTCTAGGTTTGAAAAGCGAATTTACATCCCCTTGCCGGAGGAAGCTGCCCGTGCCCAGATGTTCCGGTTGCATCTGGGGAGCACTCCCCACAACCTCACGGATGCAAACATCCACGAGCTGGCCCGGAAGACCGAAGGCTACTCGGGTGCGGACATCAGCATCATCGTGCGGGACTCCCTCATGCAGCCGGTGAGGAAGGTGCAGTCGGCCACACACTTCAAAAAGGTGAGTGCCCGTGGCCACTGCTGAGAAAATGTCATAGCAAGAGCAAGAGCAggatgttcatttttttcccctagctCCTGGTCCTGCTCTCCGGCTGCTCAGGTGATAACAGTCTGAGGCTTCCTGGAGAACGGAGGGCCAGTGCCATGGGGGCTGCACCCACTCTCCCCCCTCCCTGCAGCTCTTCTGCAGTGTGGCCATCCCAGGGTGTGTGAAAGCAGAGGACAGGGCCACTTTACCGTCTTAACCCTGCTGTGGCCTCCTCTGTCAGCACTGTGTGCTGTTGTGCGGGGTGGACACCAAGTCAGTGTTTGGAAAGTGCTGGATATGAAATAACCAGGAAGACCCGTCCATTCATTCAGCACATCTCTCCTGAGTGTTTGCTGTGGGTCCTCCCGTGTGCCCGGCACTGTCCTAAGTGCTGGGAGGATATGAGCAACCAACAAATCCTGGACCCTCGTTCTTGGTGGGGAGACAGTCAGCACAGTCAGTGAGTTTCTCAGAGGGGGATGGGGATGGAGCAGGATTAGGAGAGAGGTGTCTTGGGCATGGAGGGAAGGGCAGATGGCACTGGGGTGATGCCTGAGAGAGGAGGTGAAGGGGTGAGGGAATGAGCCTTGTGGACACAGGGGGAATGTTTTGCCAAGGCAGCAGACTTCAGTTGGAAAACcactttgtattagtccattttcatcctgctgataaagacatacccgagactgggaagaaaaagaggtttaattggacttacagttccacatggctggggaagcctcagaaccatggtggcggcaagagaaaatgaagcagcaaaagtggaaacccctgataaacccatcagatctcatgagacttattcactatcactagaatagcacaggaaagaccgcccacatgattcagttacctccccctgggtccctcccacaacatgtgggaattctgggagatacagttCAAGTTGAGATGTGGGTGGGagcacagctaaaccatatcacactTTTAATGTCACTGTGTTCGTGGTGAGACGTGACAGTGTTAATGAGGAAGACATCAAGGCACTGGGGCTACAGATTGCTGGAATCGCACACATATCATGAGTTGCTTGGACCACCCAGCCCAGTTTCTGAAGGAGCCCATCTTCCTCAGATGCTAGGGGCCCAGAGCATTCTCTTTGGGACCTCCTTAGAGACCGGAGGGGTCCAGCCCCTCTCATTGACACTGAGGGGCAGCTGCTCCAGCCAGTCAGATCCATTTGGTTTCAGGTCTGTGGCCCCTCCCGCACCAACCCCAGCGTGATGATCGATGACCTCCTAACCCCATGCTCACCAGGGGACCCAGGAGCCATGGAGATGACTTGGATGGATGTCCCTGGGGACAAACTCTTAGAGCCTGTGGTTTGCATGGTAAGTGACTGACggaggaaggaagagggctgCATAGAGCCCAGAAAACTGGGGGCTTGGGTCCAGAATAAAAACAGCCTTctccaggccgggtgtggtggctcgtgcctgtaatcccagcactttgggaggccaaggtgggcggatcaccttgggagtttgagatcagcctggccaatatggagaaaccccgtgtctctactaaa
This genomic interval carries:
- the VPS4A gene encoding vacuolar protein sorting-associated protein 4A isoform X1, which translates into the protein MTTSTLQPGEASCVEPVGGGERPFSVSRGNSQLGRTFLLAGSSLALRPGAVSGRLAKQTSSLLLLRVSSARLSARKAIDLVTKATEEDKAKNYEEALRLYQHAVEYFLHAIKYEAHSDKAKESIRAKCVQYLDRAEKLKDYLRSKEKHGKKPVKENQSEGKGSDSDSEGDNPEKKKLQEQLMGAVVMEKPNIRWNDVAGLEGAKEALKEAVILPIKFPHLFTGKRTPWRGILLFGPPGTGKSYLAKAVATEANNSTFFSVSSSDLMSKWLGESEKLVKNLFELARQHKPSIIFIDEVDSLCGSRNENESEAARRIKTEFLVQMQGVGNNNDGTLVLGATNIPWVLDSAIRRRFEKRIYIPLPEEAARAQMFRLHLGSTPHNLTDANIHELARKTEGYSGADISIIVRDSLMQPVRKVQSATHFKKVCGPSRTNPSVMIDDLLTPCSPGDPGAMEMTWMDVPGDKLLEPVVCMSDMLRSLATTRPTVNADDLLKVKKFSEDFGQES
- the VPS4A gene encoding vacuolar protein sorting-associated protein 4A isoform X2, with translation MTTSTLQKAIDLVTKATEEDKAKNYEEALRLYQHAVEYFLHAIKYEAHSDKAKESIRAKCVQYLDRAEKLKDYLRSKEKHGKKPVKENQSEGKGSDSDSEGDNPEKKKLQEQLMGAVVMEKPNIRWNDVAGLEGAKEALKEAVILPIKFPHLFTGKRTPWRGILLFGPPGTGKSYLAKAVATEANNSTFFSVSSSDLMSKWLGESEKLVKNLFELARQHKPSIIFIDEVDSLCGSRNENESEAARRIKTEFLVQMQGVGNNNDGTLVLGATNIPWVLDSAIRRRFEKRIYIPLPEEAARAQMFRLHLGSTPHNLTDANIHELARKTEGYSGADISIIVRDSLMQPVRKVQSATHFKKVCGPSRTNPSVMIDDLLTPCSPGDPGAMEMTWMDVPGDKLLEPVVCMSDMLRSLATTRPTVNADDLLKVKKFSEDFGQES
- the VPS4A gene encoding vacuolar protein sorting-associated protein 4A isoform X3, translated to MTTSTLQKAIDLVTKATEEDKAKNYEEALRLYQHAVEYFLHAIKYEAHSDKAKESIRAKCVQYLDRAEKLKDYLRSKEKHGKKPVKENQSEGKGDSDSEGDNPEKKKLQEQLMGAVVMEKPNIRWNDVAGLEGAKEALKEAVILPIKFPHLFTGKRTPWRGILLFGPPGTGKSYLAKAVATEANNSTFFSVSSSDLMSKWLGESEKLVKNLFELARQHKPSIIFIDEVDSLCGSRNENESEAARRIKTEFLVQMQGVGNNNDGTLVLGATNIPWVLDSAIRRRFEKRIYIPLPEEAARAQMFRLHLGSTPHNLTDANIHELARKTEGYSGADISIIVRDSLMQPVRKVQSATHFKKVCGPSRTNPSVMIDDLLTPCSPGDPGAMEMTWMDVPGDKLLEPVVCMSDMLRSLATTRPTVNADDLLKVKKFSEDFGQES